A genomic stretch from Bosea sp. F3-2 includes:
- a CDS encoding ABC transporter substrate-binding protein — translation MRQMFRHATAIAVLGVALASNAQAEELVVGAFGGSFADNVKACHVAAFEKATGATVSLKLGNSSQFAAALRATAGKPDMDIVYIDNSLAAQTANEKLNEAIDRKKLKNAADVIPTAWGKDDAYVVAMVSATTLVYNPKLVKTPPTSWLDLADPAYAGKYAIGDISGTAGLQFLLALNKLNGGTLDNIDPGIAAIKPLAKGSAVLYTQADQLLSLFEREEIAIAPWYPDRAGVAIDKGLSLAVAYPKEGAVGILPAVILPKGSARTEFAYKFLDQVLSAEGQGCFSERAYIGAVNTKVQLSDKLKKIVPNGESLEKAWFVDPEVIAKNSATWTRRWQREVAR, via the coding sequence ATGCGTCAGATGTTTCGTCACGCGACCGCCATCGCCGTCCTCGGCGTCGCACTCGCCTCGAATGCCCAGGCCGAGGAACTCGTCGTAGGCGCCTTCGGCGGCTCCTTCGCGGATAACGTCAAGGCCTGCCATGTCGCCGCCTTCGAGAAGGCGACCGGCGCGACAGTCTCGCTGAAGCTCGGCAATTCATCCCAGTTCGCTGCGGCTCTGCGCGCCACCGCCGGCAAGCCCGACATGGATATCGTCTATATCGACAACTCGCTGGCAGCGCAGACCGCCAACGAGAAGCTCAACGAGGCGATCGATCGCAAGAAGCTGAAGAACGCCGCCGACGTGATCCCGACCGCCTGGGGCAAGGACGATGCTTACGTCGTCGCCATGGTGAGCGCGACCACGCTCGTCTACAACCCGAAGCTGGTGAAGACGCCGCCGACCTCCTGGCTCGACCTCGCCGACCCGGCCTATGCCGGCAAATACGCGATCGGCGATATCAGCGGCACCGCCGGCCTGCAGTTCCTGCTCGCCCTGAACAAGCTCAACGGCGGCACCCTCGACAATATCGATCCCGGCATTGCGGCGATCAAGCCGCTGGCGAAGGGTTCGGCCGTGCTCTACACCCAGGCCGACCAGCTCCTCTCGCTGTTCGAGCGCGAGGAGATTGCGATCGCGCCCTGGTACCCGGACCGTGCCGGCGTCGCCATCGACAAGGGGCTCTCGCTCGCCGTCGCCTATCCGAAGGAAGGCGCTGTCGGCATCCTGCCAGCGGTGATCCTGCCGAAGGGCTCGGCCAGGACCGAGTTCGCCTACAAGTTCCTCGATCAGGTGCTTTCGGCCGAGGGCCAGGGCTGTTTCTCGGAGCGAGCCTATATCGGCGCGGTGAACACCAAGGTGCAGCTCTCGGACAAGCTCAAGAAGATCGTGCCGAACGGCGAGAGCCTGGAGAAGGCCTGGTTCGTCGACCCAGAAGTGATCGCGAAGAACAGCGCGACCTGGACGCGCCGCTGGCAGCGCGAAGTCGCACGCTAA
- a CDS encoding MarR family transcriptional regulator: MRNEAARNLTFETPDALWQNDRVGAGMQRWRREFPEIDCSGKGIVGRLLHLNEVFQTAINRSLARHRLKYPAFAVLATLRVQGAPYRMSPKALLDTLILTSGGLSNLLRRLEKTGHIRRMADESDGRGVIVELTEQGRLLVEPAMRDHAETERRLVAMLPPNEQALVAGALGKMMLANR; the protein is encoded by the coding sequence ATGCGCAACGAGGCCGCGCGAAACCTGACTTTCGAGACGCCCGATGCGCTCTGGCAGAATGACCGCGTCGGCGCGGGCATGCAGCGCTGGCGGCGCGAATTCCCGGAGATCGACTGCTCCGGAAAGGGGATCGTCGGCCGGCTCCTGCACCTCAACGAGGTGTTTCAGACCGCGATCAACCGCAGCCTCGCGCGTCATAGGCTGAAATATCCGGCCTTCGCCGTGCTCGCGACGCTGCGCGTGCAGGGCGCACCCTATCGCATGTCGCCCAAGGCGCTGCTCGATACGCTGATCCTGACCTCGGGCGGGCTTTCGAACCTGCTTCGGCGTCTGGAGAAGACGGGCCATATCCGCCGCATGGCCGATGAGAGCGACGGCCGCGGCGTCATCGTCGAACTCACGGAACAGGGCCGGCTTCTGGTCGAGCCGGCCATGCGGGACCATGCCGAGACGGAACGACGCCTCGTCGCCATGCTACCGCCAAACGAGCAGGCGCTGGTGGCCGGCGCGCTCGGCAAGATGATGCTGGCAAATCGCTGA
- a CDS encoding amino acid ABC transporter substrate-binding protein, giving the protein MKFALKLALAAVAVALASGAQAQTLKTVKARGVLNCGIGTGLAGFGLADASGTWRGVNIEFCHSLAAAIFSDPAKVKFVSLSSKDRFTALQAGESDVVAATTTWTMSRDVQVGLNFRAVFYYDGQGFMVKKSTGIKSAKELSGASICIQQGTTTELNTADYFRKNNMKFEPVTFATNNEATEAYEAGRCDAFTTDQSGLYSERLRFKDPSEHVVLPETISKEPLGYAVRHGDDQWFDIVSWAQYALVTAEELGVTQANIDEMREKSDNPDVRRLLGKEGSFGQSLGLENDWAYRIIKTAGNYGEIFERNLGQQSKLKIARGQNALWMNGGLQYAPPIR; this is encoded by the coding sequence ATGAAGTTTGCCTTGAAGCTGGCACTCGCCGCAGTCGCTGTTGCACTGGCATCGGGAGCGCAGGCGCAGACGCTGAAGACGGTGAAGGCGCGCGGCGTGCTGAACTGCGGCATCGGCACCGGGCTCGCCGGCTTCGGCCTCGCCGATGCGAGCGGAACCTGGCGCGGTGTCAATATCGAGTTCTGCCATTCGCTGGCGGCTGCGATCTTCAGCGATCCGGCGAAAGTTAAGTTCGTCTCCCTGTCCTCGAAGGACCGCTTCACGGCGCTGCAGGCGGGCGAAAGCGATGTCGTCGCCGCGACGACGACATGGACCATGTCGCGCGACGTTCAGGTCGGCCTGAACTTCCGTGCCGTGTTCTACTATGACGGCCAGGGCTTCATGGTGAAGAAGTCGACCGGCATCAAATCCGCGAAGGAACTCAGCGGCGCCTCGATCTGCATCCAGCAGGGCACCACCACGGAGCTGAACACCGCGGATTATTTCCGGAAGAACAATATGAAGTTCGAGCCGGTGACCTTCGCCACCAACAATGAGGCGACGGAGGCTTACGAGGCAGGGCGTTGCGACGCCTTCACCACCGACCAGTCCGGCCTCTATTCCGAGCGCCTGCGCTTCAAGGACCCGTCGGAGCACGTCGTGCTGCCGGAGACGATTTCCAAGGAGCCGCTGGGCTATGCCGTGCGCCATGGCGACGACCAGTGGTTCGATATCGTCAGCTGGGCTCAATACGCTCTCGTGACGGCCGAGGAGCTGGGTGTCACCCAGGCCAATATCGACGAGATGCGCGAGAAGTCCGACAATCCCGATGTCCGGCGCCTGCTCGGCAAGGAGGGCTCGTTCGGTCAGTCGCTCGGGCTCGAGAACGACTGGGCCTATCGCATCATCAAAACGGCTGGAAATTACGGCGAGATTTTCGAGCGCAATCTCGGTCAGCAGTCGAAGCTGAAGATCGCGCGCGGGCAGAACGCGCTGTGGATGAATGGCGGCCTGCAATACGCACCGCCGATCCGCTAA
- a CDS encoding ABC transporter substrate-binding protein, which produces MTAKISTGGYLPAAGFILALGLAATAPASAQQGSIPLPAALKSAGHIVVGIETTYPPMAYKDPKTNERAGFNVELVNAIAKELGVSVKWEEMSFEQLMTSLTTGRIDMIGTAISDLPSRRDKLTFVDYLATGAQPFALSAKAGELKSNADLCGKTVGAPRTTSYMPVTAAWSEKNCAGAGKPAITVNGTAGATATRLELKQGRLDAAVLGPEYVAYLMSDEPNTYAFVGEPLNKTLFGLAFEKKNTEMRDAVAKATAAVMKNGGYQQALKKFGLERQSLPEPTIDAGQ; this is translated from the coding sequence ATGACCGCCAAGATTTCAACCGGAGGATATCTTCCGGCAGCCGGCTTCATACTGGCACTCGGCCTTGCGGCCACAGCACCGGCCTCTGCCCAGCAAGGCAGCATCCCACTGCCCGCCGCGCTCAAATCGGCCGGGCATATCGTGGTCGGCATCGAGACCACCTATCCGCCGATGGCCTACAAGGATCCGAAGACCAACGAGCGCGCCGGCTTCAACGTCGAGCTCGTCAACGCGATCGCGAAGGAACTCGGCGTCTCCGTCAAATGGGAGGAAATGAGCTTCGAGCAGCTCATGACCTCGCTGACGACTGGTCGCATCGACATGATCGGCACCGCGATCAGCGACCTGCCCTCCCGCCGCGACAAGCTCACCTTCGTCGACTACCTCGCCACCGGCGCCCAGCCCTTCGCCCTGTCGGCCAAGGCCGGCGAACTGAAGAGCAACGCCGATCTGTGCGGGAAGACGGTCGGCGCGCCGCGCACCACGAGCTACATGCCGGTCACGGCGGCCTGGAGCGAGAAGAACTGCGCCGGCGCCGGTAAGCCGGCGATCACCGTCAACGGCACGGCCGGCGCGACCGCGACGCGGCTCGAACTCAAGCAGGGCCGGCTCGATGCCGCCGTGCTCGGCCCCGAATACGTCGCCTATCTGATGTCGGACGAGCCGAACACCTATGCCTTCGTCGGCGAGCCGCTGAACAAGACGCTGTTCGGCCTCGCCTTCGAGAAGAAGAACACCGAGATGCGCGACGCCGTCGCCAAGGCGACTGCGGCGGTCATGAAGAACGGCGGCTATCAGCAGGCGTTGAAGAAGTTCGGCCTCGAGCGGCAGAGCCTTCCCGAGCCCACGATCGACGCCGGCCAGTGA
- a CDS encoding amino acid ABC transporter permease, translating to MIAESENLIIVPRRHFGRIVGAAVVCLALAAIVRAFAVGQIEWNYVAEFLTVDAIMTGLVNTIVMAILAMLLGITLGVIFAVMRLSANPVLSMTAVSYIWFFRAVPALLQLLLWFNLALVFPTIGIPGLFSFKTVDVMTPFVAALLGLGIQQGAFTAEVVRAGLLSVDSGQYEAAQTLGMTRLKLLRRIIMPQAMRVIVPPIGNEFIGMVKLTSLASVIQFAEILHSAQNIYYANSRVIELLIVAAIWYVVVVTILSLIQGRIEAYYARGVAAPARR from the coding sequence ATGATCGCTGAATCCGAAAACCTCATCATTGTTCCCCGCCGGCATTTCGGGCGGATCGTCGGCGCCGCCGTCGTCTGCCTCGCGCTGGCGGCGATCGTGCGCGCCTTCGCGGTCGGCCAGATCGAGTGGAACTACGTCGCCGAATTCCTGACCGTCGATGCCATCATGACCGGCCTCGTCAACACGATCGTCATGGCGATCCTGGCGATGCTGCTCGGCATCACGCTGGGCGTCATCTTCGCGGTGATGCGGCTCTCGGCCAATCCCGTGCTCTCGATGACCGCTGTCAGCTATATCTGGTTCTTCCGGGCCGTCCCCGCGCTTCTGCAATTGCTGCTCTGGTTCAACCTCGCGCTGGTCTTTCCAACCATCGGCATACCCGGCCTGTTCTCGTTCAAGACGGTCGACGTGATGACGCCCTTCGTCGCGGCGCTGCTGGGCCTCGGCATCCAACAGGGCGCCTTCACGGCCGAGGTGGTGCGCGCCGGACTGCTCTCGGTCGACAGCGGCCAGTACGAGGCGGCGCAGACGCTCGGCATGACGCGCCTGAAGCTGCTGCGCCGGATCATCATGCCCCAGGCCATGCGCGTGATCGTGCCGCCGATCGGTAACGAGTTCATCGGCATGGTGAAGCTGACCTCGCTCGCCAGCGTGATCCAGTTCGCCGAGATCCTGCACAGCGCGCAGAACATCTACTACGCCAATTCGCGCGTCATCGAGCTGCTGATCGTGGCCGCGATCTGGTACGTGGTCGTCGTCACCATCCTCAGCCTGATCCAGGGACGGATCGAGGCCTATTACGCCCGCGGCGTCGCCGCACCGGCGCGGCGCTGA
- a CDS encoding amino acid ABC transporter ATP-binding protein — protein sequence MNDTLPQTALPKIRTTDPDHLAAGAPLVLAQKVEKHFGQLKVLKGIDLAISKGEVLCIIGPSGSGKSTFLRCINQLERIDGGALWVSGERVGYHRVGNKLYELDDAAIARQRRSIGMVFQRFNLFPHLTALQNIIEGPVQVLGEPAAAATARALALLERVGLAEKRDAYPSQLSGGQQQRIAIARSLAMRPELLLFDEPTSALDPELVSEVLKVMRDLADTGMTMICVTHELGFARDVGHRVAFMDQGQIVELGDPRTVLVEPREARTRAFINAVRH from the coding sequence ATGAACGATACCCTCCCCCAAACGGCCCTCCCCAAGATCCGGACGACCGATCCCGACCATCTCGCCGCCGGCGCGCCGCTCGTCCTCGCCCAGAAGGTCGAGAAGCATTTCGGGCAACTCAAGGTGCTCAAGGGCATCGACCTCGCCATCTCCAAGGGCGAAGTGCTGTGCATCATCGGCCCCTCCGGCTCGGGCAAGAGCACTTTCCTGCGCTGCATCAACCAGCTCGAACGTATCGATGGCGGCGCGCTCTGGGTCTCCGGCGAGCGCGTCGGCTATCACCGCGTCGGCAACAAGCTCTACGAGCTCGACGATGCCGCGATCGCCCGCCAGCGCCGCTCGATCGGCATGGTGTTCCAGCGCTTCAATCTGTTTCCGCATCTGACCGCCCTCCAGAACATCATCGAGGGACCGGTGCAGGTGCTGGGCGAGCCGGCCGCCGCTGCAACGGCCCGGGCGCTTGCGCTCCTGGAACGCGTCGGGCTCGCCGAGAAGCGCGACGCCTACCCCTCCCAGCTCTCCGGCGGCCAGCAGCAGCGCATCGCCATCGCCCGCTCGCTCGCCATGCGTCCCGAGCTCCTGCTCTTCGACGAGCCGACCTCGGCGCTGGACCCCGAGTTGGTCTCCGAGGTGCTCAAGGTGATGCGCGACCTCGCCGACACCGGCATGACCATGATCTGCGTCACCCACGAACTCGGCTTCGCGCGCGATGTCGGCCACCGCGTCGCCTTCATGGACCAGGGCCAGATCGTGGAGCTCGGCGATCCCCGCACAGTGCTGGTCGAACCCAGAGAGGCGCGCACCCGCGCCTTCATCAACGCCGTCCGCCACTGA